In Sulfuracidifex metallicus DSM 6482 = JCM 9184, a single window of DNA contains:
- a CDS encoding rubrerythrin family protein: MKSLKGSQTEKNFKEGFIGESMANRRYLYFAKRADEEGYPEVAGLLRSISEGETAHAFGHLDFIRQGDSVDPATGKPIKTIEEMLESAVAGETYEFTQMYPGFAKTAREEGFDEAAEWFETLARAEKSHAEKFTNILKQVRGE; this comes from the coding sequence ATGAAGAGTTTGAAAGGTTCACAAACTGAGAAGAACTTCAAAGAAGGATTCATAGGAGAATCAATGGCTAACAGGAGATACCTCTACTTCGCCAAGAGGGCAGATGAAGAAGGTTATCCAGAAGTGGCTGGACTATTGAGAAGCATATCAGAAGGTGAGACAGCTCACGCCTTTGGCCATTTGGACTTCATAAGACAAGGTGATTCAGTTGACCCAGCCACTGGGAAACCAATAAAGACAATAGAGGAAATGTTGGAATCTGCAGTGGCAGGAGAAACCTACGAGTTCACCCAGATGTATCCGGGTTTCGCCAAGACAGCCAGAGAGGAAGGATTCGACGAGGCTGCAGAATGGTTTGAGACTTTAGCAAGAGCCGAGAAGAGCCACGCTGAAAAGTTCACCAATATCCTCAAGCAAGTTAGAGGAGAGTAA
- a CDS encoding heterodisulfide reductase-related iron-sulfur binding cluster: protein MYSLNKDNPNFFDKSRLQSEFIRQSSVCHGCRRCFNYCPAFPTLFKLTDSKGVKALTLNDLYDVASECFHCNMCYVNCPFTPPNELNMDFPHLLEWGWLLLRREKGIPLKERLYEMLDMVNLARPIAPAMVNFLESPDAPKLKVAPKSFKSTFKRVKVDNPVGKVVLFPTCLVDNFFVELGNDLVDVYSRLGIQVELGDFVCCGAPMLDAGDADSLKRNAEKNYSKILKYINEGYDVVSPIPTCTLMLTKEYQYVLDKEPVKVYDAMEYLMKLKKEGKIKMDYKIPLSAFYHAPCHLKYLGVGYPGVQTMRGLKIKVELADKGCSGIDGGWGLRNYDKAKVVGSKMMEAFSENKADVFVTECPLAGMQIEKASGRKPLHPIQLLKKAMENDQK from the coding sequence TTGTATTCTCTAAATAAAGACAATCCAAATTTTTTTGATAAAAGTAGATTGCAATCTGAGTTCATCAGACAATCATCAGTTTGTCATGGGTGCAGGAGATGCTTCAATTATTGTCCTGCATTCCCTACGTTATTCAAACTAACAGATTCCAAAGGAGTTAAGGCATTAACGTTAAATGACCTTTACGATGTAGCTTCAGAGTGTTTCCACTGTAACATGTGCTACGTTAACTGTCCGTTTACGCCTCCAAACGAGCTCAACATGGACTTTCCTCACCTTTTAGAGTGGGGATGGCTCCTACTGAGAAGGGAGAAGGGAATACCTTTGAAGGAAAGGCTTTACGAAATGCTCGACATGGTAAACTTAGCTAGACCAATAGCTCCAGCAATGGTAAACTTCTTGGAGAGTCCAGACGCACCCAAGTTGAAGGTAGCTCCAAAGAGCTTCAAGTCAACATTCAAGAGGGTAAAAGTAGACAATCCGGTTGGTAAAGTAGTATTATTTCCAACATGTTTGGTTGACAACTTCTTCGTGGAGTTAGGAAATGACCTAGTAGACGTATATTCCAGGCTTGGAATACAAGTGGAGCTAGGAGATTTTGTATGCTGTGGAGCGCCGATGCTAGATGCTGGAGATGCGGATTCCCTGAAGAGGAATGCGGAGAAGAATTATTCCAAAATTCTAAAGTATATTAACGAAGGATACGACGTAGTGTCACCGATACCAACTTGCACTTTAATGCTAACTAAGGAATATCAATACGTCCTTGATAAGGAGCCAGTGAAAGTATATGACGCTATGGAATACCTTATGAAGCTCAAAAAGGAAGGCAAAATAAAAATGGACTACAAGATTCCTTTAAGTGCGTTCTATCACGCTCCTTGCCACTTAAAATATCTTGGAGTTGGATACCCTGGAGTTCAGACTATGAGGGGACTAAAAATTAAGGTAGAACTTGCGGACAAGGGCTGTTCCGGCATAGATGGAGGATGGGGATTAAGGAACTATGACAAGGCAAAGGTTGTTGGCTCCAAGATGATGGAAGCCTTCTCGGAGAACAAGGCTGATGTATTCGTCACGGAGTGTCCATTAGCCGGAATGCAAATCGAAAAAGCTTCAGGTAGAAAACCACTGCATCCAATACAACTCCTTAAGAAGGCGATGGAAAATGATCAAAAGTGA
- a CDS encoding DUF3501 family protein, whose protein sequence is MIKSEEVLPWNEYEKIRKDRIAKIVELKKERRIELGDRMSILFENKDTVLHQIQEMVYLDRLSSEKDREHEIEVYKNWLPCGGKVKATLYIYAKDNSDLLEVFRTLPKIYDSIFLKVGSKLIQGEPENGYDQGEAFSTLQPLTFDLAGERSFDMEINVVHENYKFKMKIPESLARKIIEEAYEEC, encoded by the coding sequence ATGATCAAAAGTGAAGAAGTTTTACCTTGGAACGAATATGAGAAAATAAGGAAAGATAGAATAGCGAAGATAGTTGAATTGAAAAAGGAAAGACGTATAGAGTTGGGAGATAGAATGTCAATTCTTTTTGAAAACAAGGATACAGTACTGCACCAAATTCAGGAAATGGTATATCTAGATAGGCTCAGCAGTGAGAAGGACAGAGAGCACGAGATAGAGGTATACAAAAACTGGTTACCTTGTGGAGGCAAGGTTAAAGCTACCCTTTACATTTATGCTAAGGATAATTCTGACTTGTTAGAAGTTTTCAGAACGCTACCTAAGATATACGATTCAATTTTCCTAAAGGTAGGTAGTAAACTAATTCAAGGAGAACCAGAAAACGGGTACGATCAAGGAGAAGCTTTCAGCACACTTCAACCGTTAACCTTTGACCTTGCAGGTGAAAGATCATTTGATATGGAGATCAATGTTGTACACGAAAATTACAAGTTTAAGATGAAGATACCCGAGAGCCTAGCAAGGAAGATAATAGAGGAAGCCTACGAAGAATGCTAG
- a CDS encoding MFS transporter, which produces MDLRTRTLILLSAMLLIVNYVETMVVPALPTIEKDFSISTTLAGWVTSAYMIVAAAASPLMGKLADTYGKKKIYTLAVGFYILAVAIAGFSPNIWVLLIARGIQGIGFSMFPIAIAYITDLYPRERVAFAQSLLSAMIGIGPALGLLIGSYVVEDLGWPYAFHTAAILSAILFVLSLVYLPHTGVRKQEKVDYIGASLIGSGTVMTLVYVTEGPTLGWLSAENFMFLGIGALLYIAFVLFERKVKEPLLRLDLFKIRNFAVANLIGLVSGIGMFMVFIFLVYYAQIPSPYGLGLSIIQSGLLMSPVALGMIIFGPLFGKLMPKVGPKPVIIAGSLLSILSYFMLLSFRSTPVDVLIDGFISSVGLVAVILPLVNIVALSLPDGYRTTGLGMNTLLRTLGGSVGPVVATAMMETYEDPIVMIMNGQPLVLGFVPSSLAFNYISLFGVGIMVTTLIISLFLKNYTFTARKEKTKQTQEITENVA; this is translated from the coding sequence ATGGATCTAAGAACAAGGACCCTAATACTATTGTCTGCTATGCTGCTTATTGTAAATTATGTAGAGACGATGGTGGTGCCTGCTCTTCCTACAATCGAGAAGGATTTTTCCATATCTACAACCCTGGCAGGCTGGGTAACTTCTGCATATATGATCGTTGCAGCTGCTGCTTCTCCTCTAATGGGCAAGCTAGCTGATACTTATGGTAAGAAGAAAATTTACACTTTGGCTGTTGGCTTTTACATTCTAGCTGTAGCAATTGCAGGATTTTCTCCTAACATATGGGTTCTCTTAATCGCTAGAGGAATACAAGGAATAGGCTTTTCAATGTTCCCCATTGCTATAGCTTACATTACTGATTTATACCCTAGGGAAAGGGTAGCATTTGCTCAATCCCTCTTAAGTGCAATGATAGGGATAGGTCCAGCTTTAGGATTGCTCATAGGTTCATATGTAGTGGAGGACTTAGGATGGCCTTATGCATTTCACACTGCAGCCATTCTATCAGCTATACTTTTCGTTCTCTCGCTCGTTTACCTGCCTCATACTGGAGTAAGAAAACAGGAGAAGGTAGATTACATTGGTGCTTCATTAATAGGTTCAGGAACCGTCATGACTCTGGTCTACGTTACTGAGGGACCAACCTTGGGATGGTTATCGGCTGAGAATTTTATGTTCTTGGGAATAGGAGCCTTACTATACATAGCATTCGTTCTATTTGAGAGAAAGGTTAAGGAACCTCTATTACGATTGGATTTATTTAAGATCAGGAACTTCGCTGTAGCTAACTTGATAGGTCTAGTATCTGGAATAGGGATGTTCATGGTGTTCATCTTCTTGGTCTATTACGCTCAGATACCTTCTCCTTACGGGCTAGGGCTCAGTATAATACAGTCTGGTCTTTTGATGTCTCCAGTTGCATTAGGAATGATAATATTCGGTCCTCTATTTGGTAAGTTAATGCCTAAGGTGGGACCAAAACCAGTGATTATAGCTGGTTCGCTTCTGTCCATCTTGTCTTACTTCATGCTATTATCCTTTAGATCTACTCCAGTTGATGTCCTTATAGACGGCTTCATTTCTTCCGTGGGACTTGTTGCTGTGATACTTCCTCTAGTAAACATAGTTGCACTTTCACTTCCAGACGGATATAGAACTACTGGATTAGGAATGAACACATTACTAAGAACCTTAGGAGGATCAGTAGGTCCAGTTGTAGCTACAGCAATGATGGAGACTTACGAGGACCCTATAGTGATGATAATGAACGGACAACCGCTCGTTTTAGGCTTTGTACCCTCATCCCTAGCTTTTAATTATATTTCGCTCTTTGGCGTAGGTATTATGGTAACAACATTAATTATATCTCTGTTCCTTAAGAATTATACTTTCACAGCTAGGAAGGAAAAAACTAAGCAAACACAGGAAATTACTGAGAATGTTGCATAA
- a CDS encoding thioesterase family protein: protein MNMEKGLSLEKEFVVENQHSAAKVASGAVNVLSTPSVVAFIENTSFELAQKFMENGKTTVGFHIEVFHLAPVPLGEKVKVVSIIDDIKERKIKFIVTVYWKERKIAEGIHERVIVIEDEFYKKISKL from the coding sequence ATGAACATGGAGAAAGGTCTTTCATTGGAAAAAGAATTCGTCGTGGAAAATCAGCATTCTGCAGCTAAAGTAGCCAGCGGAGCAGTCAACGTATTATCTACACCTTCAGTTGTTGCATTCATCGAAAACACTTCCTTTGAATTAGCCCAGAAATTCATGGAAAATGGTAAGACAACTGTAGGCTTTCATATAGAAGTATTTCACCTAGCTCCAGTACCGTTAGGAGAGAAAGTGAAAGTAGTTTCAATTATAGATGATATAAAAGAGAGAAAAATAAAATTTATTGTGACAGTCTACTGGAAGGAGAGAAAAATAGCCGAAGGAATCCATGAAAGGGTAATAGTCATAGAAGATGAGTTTTACAAGAAAATAAGTAAACTTTAA
- a CDS encoding biotin/lipoyl-binding protein: MKLLRVYMETGETYIASYDQKDNKDTVKMEEGELNVEFLGRGTRENEYLFKVGNEVHSITIDRGFLILDQEEEYKVDRITEIPVKEGQSVEELMKGKEGEVLSPLQGRVVAIRVKEGDAVTKGQPLLSVEAMKSETIISAPIAGVIEKIAVKPGQGVKKGDLLVVLK, from the coding sequence ATGAAGCTCCTCAGAGTTTACATGGAAACTGGAGAAACCTACATTGCAAGCTATGACCAGAAGGATAACAAGGACACAGTGAAAATGGAAGAAGGAGAGTTAAATGTAGAATTCTTAGGTAGAGGTACAAGAGAAAACGAGTACTTGTTCAAGGTTGGAAACGAAGTACACAGCATTACAATTGATAGGGGATTCCTAATATTAGATCAGGAAGAAGAGTATAAGGTAGACAGGATAACAGAAATTCCAGTAAAGGAGGGTCAATCAGTAGAGGAATTAATGAAAGGAAAAGAAGGAGAAGTATTATCGCCATTGCAAGGTAGAGTTGTAGCTATAAGAGTAAAGGAAGGTGACGCAGTAACTAAAGGTCAGCCTCTTCTATCTGTAGAAGCAATGAAATCTGAGACCATAATATCTGCACCAATAGCTGGAGTTATAGAGAAAATTGCGGTAAAACCAGGGCAGGGAGTAAAGAAAGGAGACTTGCTGGTTGTACTAAAATAA